The genomic stretch TTTGTCAAGGTGCATCAAACATGTGGTTTGATAAAGtaaatccatttaatttatttaatatgtgtagatggatgtttgTGTTGCTTTTGTCAGATGTTTGTTCATATGATCAgttgttaatttgttattatggtcatatatttttatttttctatATACATAAAGTTGAGTATATAGACTAAATTTTAATGTCAAGtgattttaaatttattagttaGGGAGTAGCCACAGCATCTCTAACTGATTAAATTTTATACGGAATCACATGTGGAAACTagacattttattgtaattaattGTACGTAATGTGATGAGACTTACCCACAGGAATCTTATTATATTTGTATAATTAATTAGGATGTTATATTGAATTATGTTTCTTAATATACCCACAGGAGTTGAGAAATGAATATAATTTGATAGTTTCATCATAAAGTTTATTTATGCATCTAATTTGAGTAGACTTTAGCCCACAGGCAAGTTTATGTCACTAGATTCATATAAGCATAATTTACATTGGTAAATTGTGATAAAGTTAAGTCTCAAATTTTGGTTACTAAGCATGTATATTTAAAATTCGCAGCAAGTTTACCTGGAAATTCCTTTGATATCAAAATAGACGTTCCTGAATTAACTGGTGATAATTTTAAGGTGTGGAAGGAAAGAGTTCTATTGCATTTAGGATTCACGCGTTTCGATTATGCTATACAACATGATGAACCGGCTAAGATAAAGGAAACTAGCACACCAGATGAAGTAGATCATCGTGAAAAGTGGGAGAAATCAAACTATATTTGCACGATGTTCATAAAGACAAAACTGTGTGCTAGTATCCGAGGTTCATCGAGCAAAGATACTAAAGTTCGAGACCTTCTTAAAACAGTAGATGAACAGTTCGAAACTTCCGATAAGGCTTTGGCAAGCACCTTAATTATGAAATTTACTTCTTTGAAGATCAATGCCACTAAAGGAGTGCGTGGTTTTATCATGCGCATGAGGGATATTGCAGCCCAACTTAAGGTATTGGAAGTTACTATGTCGACTCTTTCTGGTACATTTCATTTTGTGTTCTCTCCCAAAGACAATATGCTCCCTTTAAGATCTCTTATAATACacataaggataaatggtctCTTAATGAATTAATGACCATGTGTGTTCAAGAGGAGGGGAGGTTGTTGTTGGAGGAGGGCGAAAAGGTGAACCTAACTACTAGTACTAATAAAGAATCATCTAGTACTAGGAAGGGTCACCATAAGGATAAGGGAAAGGGTAAGATGTCTGTTGAGCCGAACATTAAGAAGAAGTCTTCATGTTTCTTCTGTAAAAAGAAGGGGCATATGAAGAAAGACTGCATAAAGTTCAAGGCTTGGCTTAAAAAGAAAGGTAATTTTCATGCGTTTGTTTGTTATGAatctaatatggttaatattAATCATAATACTTGGTGGATTGACTCTGGTACTACAATCCATGTTTCGAATACCTTACAAGGTATGACAAACCTGCGGAAACCAGTGGCAAGTGAAAGCTCTATCTATTCAGGAAATCAGATAGGCTCGAACGTAGAGGCCGTAGGGACATGCAGTTTAATTTGAGTAgtggttttgttttggttttggaaaaGACATTTTATGTTCCGAATTTTTCTcggaatttaatttcagtttcaaGGCTTGTACCGTTTggatttacctttaattttacgaATTCTGGTTTCAGTATTTCCAGATATTCTAAAGTTATTGGTTATGGTATTTTGTCTGATAATTTATATcgtctttatttacaaaatgataCCACTCAAAACACCATGCATGTTAATACTGGTTTAAAAAGAAGTATTATGAATGAGGAGTCCTCTATGTTATGGCACCGGAGATTGGGACACATCTCCATTCAGAGGGTTAAGAGATTGGTAAAGGAAGGGGTACttagtactttagactttaccgATTTTGATACTTGTGTTAGTTGCATTAAGGGGAAGCAAACTAACAAATCTAAGAAAGGTGCTAAGAGGAGTTCCGAcctattagaaatcatacacacgGATATTTGTTGTCCTGGACATGAACGCTAA from Silene latifolia isolate original U9 population chromosome 5, ASM4854445v1, whole genome shotgun sequence encodes the following:
- the LOC141657028 gene encoding uncharacterized protein LOC141657028 produces the protein MAGASLPGNSFDIKIDVPELTGDNFKVWKERVLLHLGFTRFDYAIQHDEPAKIKETSTPDEVDHREKWEKSNYICTMFIKTKLCASIRGSSSKDTKVRDLLKTVDEQFETSDKALASTLIMKFTSLKINATKGVRGFIMRMRDIAAQLKVLEVTMSTLSGTFHFVFSPKDNMLPLRSLIIHIRINGLLMN